The genomic stretch AAAAATGGGTCACCATTCGTATTTCACAATCACAGTAATCTTCATACCCTTCTCATCCAAGAACTGTACCTTGTCTGGTAGTTTTTGGTCCATTTGAAGATCCACCAATACTTTAGCATTACTCAGCCTGACCTTATCAGCTGTTGCCCCATCCATTAGGACATACTCGCCAACATGGTCAGCAATTCTAGGTAAACAATTACCCCATAATTTAAGAGGTATATCAGCCAATCTAACCCAGACTGGTACCACAACAACCTTTTCCTTCACCAAATCCATATCAACATGCCATGGTTTAATAATAACCGGTTTTTTATCAAACAAATAGTACCCAGATTTCAAAAGTGCGTCTCTATCCGCAGACTTAGTAAATCTTACAATGAATATGCCATTATCGAGAAAAGAAACTCTATCAATACCATACACATCCCAAACACGATAGACATAACTCTCAATAACATCCCAAGTTGGGTTTGCACCCAAGATATAACAGAAAAAAGAGTTATTCCAAAAGGCTACCTCTAGTTTGATATCCTCAGGAGTAAACTGGAGAAGGTCTATCGGCTTCTCATCCTCATCGATGGTATCCATCAATGGTATGTTCTTTCCACCATGCCTCAGTGTCCAACCTCCACCAGGAAGTACATCCTCTACTTCTTCTACAAGGTCGAGAACTAGTATACCATTCAAGTCATGAAGGGATCTCGTCCTCCTCGAATCCTCCTCTGTAGGACCTATAAAGTTTGTAACTATAGCTCCAGATGTTGAGCTAGAAGCTTTATCTGAAGCATTAATGGAGTTTTTAGCTGCTTTTGTTGTATTTTTTTGTGAAGAAAACAGGGGAGAAAAACGGTTATGGCTGGCCTTTACTGCTGTCATTATTAGTTTTCTGAAATTCAGAgcttttctctctctagtttATCTCTTCTCATTTTCTCAATTTTGCTTTTTAGTCTACTTTATCggtatccccttacattacgggtaatatcgattaaaactaaggtcatactaagataaatttacataattcaaaattacataaataaaatatgacatttataaataaaataggcagcataaatatatgtgtctaacatgccaaattaatgtgccaaatcgccctacttaaaccttatatcttatataatccggttttatggaaatgcgtgataataacttattaaaatcacaaatcaatacttaaatccaatttaagcccaagttaattatcctaaccttcttaggactcaaaaattagtcttcactaaacatttgacaatgattcaacttggttttgtattatttcttatttaaacttcttttaatcacaataattaggaaataattcccaataaatcataaaaatttgaaataaatTCGAAATCACTTTTTTGCATATActggaatattaccaagattccaaaaactcaataaaatttgcccacaaaatatttataattaacttcattaataaatcgtataaatcataacttttaccatttaattcaaattaaacttaaaaattatgaaaaaaaatcaaaatcaaaattttgaacattcttaaataatttctaGAACCTAAAAATGGctaaatttcaaccaaaaatttcgaattaatttttatgactaataaagttgcccttttatcgattttatcatataaaaatcaataaatatattaaatcaatcaaaattaatcatgcaactttagatctgttGTCCATTTCATATATACAATATTAgagaaaaatttcatgccataaaattcattttagctttttgctaaaaatagtcactatttatatgattttaaccattaaaattataaatcacgcacaataaattatatttatctcaaactttacatacaatctgtaaaatatgcatgtgaaataatattaaaatttcatggcctgtttcaaagtttaactatttttagtcatttaacctccatttatagcatttttatcatataaaaatcataaatcatgcaatattaatcacattaatacgaaattttgcacacaataagtaaaatatgcatgtgaggtcattctaaaatttcatggtcagtttcaaagtttaactatttttagtaaataaaagttcattttactcattaaaatgtaattatttctctaaaaatcattaaattaagcaataatcatccataaatcatcaaaatgacctaaaaatattttagaaccagaacTTATAACATGCATGTAAATTTGGTGGCCTATCTTATAtgtcacaaatttctagtttttattttgttatcaaaCAACTCATAAAAAACCATAAAATGATATGCATGCAACcccaaagctcttgatgccaattgttaggatcatatacctattattagactcttctaatatagATCTATTTAACTTGTTAATAATAAATCtcatggatctagttgcatgcatgataaaataacaaaaataaggagaaaatcaatttccttacattgtatagaCCGAAATTTTGGGCACTAAGTTAGGAGTCCTTCCTAACTTGgatcttgagcttaatatgttaggatgattTTCCAAAAATATTCAAGTTCCAAGTGTAGGAACATTGCAAtcggttgcacccaagacattctcataacactaattcatatactaactaggtattatgaattagtaaccttaaatttggatttaatataattttattactaCTATAATAACTTTTTGGtcttattagatctagaacaaatattatgcataaaacaatttttatgtgtAGAGAGAATATGTAAGACATATGCATGAGAATTAGTGTACAAGAATAAAAATGAGAACTACATCTCATGATGTAGGGTGGGTGCCGATTTTTCCCATTCCCATGCAATTGAGCAGAACAATTGTATTTTTCAATTGCTTTTGTTCTTTCCCATAAAAAGGCTAGGTATAGGTCTAGTTTAGGTGCAATTATATTTTCTAAAGCATCTTATGCTAAGATTAAATAAGACCCTAAACTAACCTTAGCCCAACCGGCCCCTACATAAAATTGGacctccattttaactttgtaatttgtcaattgtaatttggTAGGTCATGTTACATACAACATATTATTTGATATGTTAATGcacatttaactaattaaatgtcATTTTATATCAAATAAATTACTTTTAACAaaatgactagtaattcataattacatgtaaataaaatgggtcacattaagtctagttaatataatctacaacattttgtaattataattaactaattattcttatctcaaatgtttcataaacattaatcaattttagtaatttaacattttaattactaaaataaatcttatttaatcacattacaataagatataaaattctctcttttaaataaaatttgttcattttaaAGAATTAaataatctgtatcggtatacaattaattaactttcttGTTTGGGAATCGTccaataggtgtgacctaaagggatcaacttatcaccaccgttaaacgacagtaatgtcaaactctagttaaccaatcattaccgattaattttgatcagttgactatataatgaatcatcccttatgtattcttattatgagatttaataatgtgatcgcactattgttgagaacaCTTACTCCAACACTCGTCAACcagatccgtcctgtattcgggttaaccgaagtcggggtCGTCCTAGACGAGTGTTGAAAAGGAAACAGGAgcagcatcaggcagcctattaaGGCGCGAGCTATGAGGCGATGCAAGGGAGCCTGTCCTGCTTTAAGATGAAGAAAGCAGGAGCTGCCTTGGGGCGGGAGCCGTTTGGCGACGTATGGGGCCTCTCCTGGTTGTTTAAAAGATGTTTATGAAATCATTTGTAAAAGGGTGTCAAAACCCGTTTTGTTGAAATGGTCGTTAAGACtgcttttgtgctaatatgagGAACGGGACTCGGAATAACTATCATtatgttgataatattcgatgttgggttcggttttgcaagcttgacatggatagttttgtaaaaatcactGTAAAAAATGTTtgttatgaactaattatgttaagttcattgcgTTGTAAATAAAGGGTAAGTAGATGCTtcatatgaactaattatattatgttcattgctttgtaattagtcaaagttcatcatcgtactcggattaaagcGACATGGTATCTAGAACAAAGGATGACTATTTTTGTATGATTAATATGgcttttgcaaatgtaaataaatgaataaaaggctttaaaataccctttaaaatgtaattaaccaaatattatcaccgggtcacggattaaaccgtcatggtgtTAGAATACACTAAttccattacttaacatattcatatatgtgacattttaatttaatcataaaattaaaactagatcttatgcatgcaaactaaataacaagagatgagaaaatcgttttctcaccatcaaaaattcggccaaatgggcacaaatgaaggtctcctaccttcatttgttcttgagctagaaaatacattaggatgatcatccaagTATTCAAAGTAGAATACCTCCaacaagtagcacccaagactatcccataataccgatataattattaactagataattatATAAGTTACCTTAAAATAATCTAATATTTAagactattactacactagtaatatgtaATATTTATTAGATTTTAAGAACAAATTTTATATATAAACATCTTTATATTTTAGAGAAAAAATGAAACTTATTTTTACTTGAAAAATAAGTGAGTTATGGAATGAGAATAATAGAGAAAATCTCATCTCCTTTTTCctcccaaaaaccggtgggaaTAAGGGAgtgtaatattattattatttttttttgctttttgtcttcacaagacaattttgctttttgctttttgtcttcacaagacaaattgtgtaagcctttttccatagtcatgtcactatcaagcattttagacaaatgaataagacaaagacTTCTCACACTACCCTCAATATTTTGGTCAAGATGTATAACATGGAGTCTATTTTAACTttgtaattttgtcaattgtataaCATGTGACAAGTGACATGTGACATCTCATATGTCATATGTAATTTAAATGcacatttaactaattaaatgtcATTTTTATAATGgctaaatcacatttaacaaattgactagtaattctaaATTACTtttacataaaatggtcattttaatataactaacttatcattctcatctcgcgtgtttcgcaaacaccgatatattttagtaatataacttcttgaattactaaataaaatcttatttaatcatattttattaaGATGTCAGTTTCTcacttgttcaattttaaggaattaattaatttgtattgacatacaattaattaacctttttcaattaagggaatcgtcctttaggtgtgacctcaagggatcacctgaccaccaccgtcaaacgacagtaatgtcaaaccctagctagccaatcattaccgattaatgttggtcagttgactatataattgaatcatctcttacgtattcttaaaatgagatttaaacatgtgatcatcatgatcgacaattgtgatcgcattattgccggggacactccaacaatctcccacttgtcctcgacaagtgtgcatcaccaattctcttgtcctattactatctcccactcaatgcaaggtgtctttcaggtcgtacttgcaagtgatcacatcgagagtggtttcctcgatatggagaataactgattgaccggaattatctaccatagataccttccgagcgtggccaggcatttccagttcattactcctcgagtggccctgagatattgttttaaccctgacaagggggtggacaattcctatcgcactattccctttgactagccacaaccatcataaccaaaaatatgcccatttgaccccatttacgaaggtcgtagtaacataaatgaaagctaatctgaaactgtgccatcttaggcgaacagtctttagtcaaaagaatcgactcattagaatattatagtagctctcgccacgaccaggcaataaaaatttgccagaactctataagtggtcactgcccgacaaagtgttcctaacagtctgcctatgtgatcgactagtcatctcatatgactgtatggcactgaacttgccatcaatcgcatcacactctagtcaattcgagatgtcacctcatagaagtgactatgggcgaatactttgttaatccgggttcactttaacggggttcaatatcgttaTACAACCCGTTCGGATATAACAacgtataataaaagagttttaaagtaaaactcgaacgacaaatgcgattatcacatataaatagtcaatgcctgattattatttcataataatctaatttaatcttgtatgtagttgttcatctcaatccaattgaaatgacatgactcatcatgttaagcctatgaataggcattgtcagtaggtcttagcaactccctgctcaaccttgctacatacttgttttcctttcgtaatgtatacatttgcattaaaaaaatttctgagtacgtgtctagatccaatctagacataggctttctttccttaaaatagctcccactgttttcacagtgtgcgggactcatccctcttgcacatcccatgattgcaagtatactcaatttccattgtaaatattttttttttggtagaatgtgagCTTTTGTTTTATAATAATAAAACGATTACATCATAATCATTCTACAAGAAACCAACCTCCATCTATGCTAAGTACAAAATGGACATCTAATATTAATTGTACTTAGCCAACTACACTCACTAGGCATAGTACAATTCCTTAGTTTCTCCACTAGTCTCCCATGCACTTGATTTTGAACCTGTTGAATCAATTTTTCAGGCCTGCAAATAGACAACTCCAGGCGAGCAGAGTTCCTCTCCATCCAGATAGCATACAAAACAGCCATCTTGACAACCCTGCAAACTCTTTTTTGCAACTTGGAATAAGAAGCAGATTGGTCATTGAGCTTCAGCTGCAACCAGTTTTCTAATCCTGCAATAATTTTTGAGGCGTAGGCACAATCCCAGAATAGGTGATCATGTGTCTCCTCCCCCATCTCACAAACGACACAATTAGCAGTAGAACTCAGGCCTAGCTTACACAgctttgatcttgtatttggagCATTCCTATGAATAAGCCAACCAATAAAAGCTTGCTTGGGGAGAACCCAAGTATACCATACGTCATGATACAACGGGACAGGTGGGTGTAGAGCCTGTAGACAATGGTATCCAGCACTAATAGAGTAACCACCAGTAGATGCAACCCAACAGTTACCCTGATAACCTCCAGCTAAACAATCCTTGACCTTGCAAATGTTCCTCCAATTCCAGTTAGAATCAGGAGGAGGATGATATGTTTCCCAATCAGCACCTTTCATATagacatgatcaatccaaagaaCCCATAATCTGTCAGCCTTTGTATAGATCCAGTTCACTAGTTTACCCACACTAGCTATATTCCACACCCCAGCTTCTTTTATACCCAGGCCACCTTCCTTTTTACTGCAACACACATTCTGCCATGCCACCAAAGGTGCCCTGTTATAGTTTGATCCCCCACACCATAGAAAATTTCTGCAAATACTCTTAAGTCTCTTGATAACTCCCTTAGGAATTAAAAAGATGGAAGCCCAGTAATTATGTAACGTATTCAGAACTGAGTTTATAAGGACTAGTCTACCAGCATAGCTCAGTTTTCTAGCCCCTATACCTCTAATCCTTGAAATAATATTCTCGAGAAGAATATTACAGTCAGCTCTAGTTAATCTGCCATGTTGAATTGGAATACCAAGGTATTTAAAAGGAAGCTTACCCTCTTGAAATCCAGAAACCTGAGCTATATCATGCTTTAAAGAATCAGAAACCCAATTGTAAACCACTTCTGAATTAGAAGCATTGACCTTGAGTCCAGAGGAACCAGAAAAGGTAGCCAGCACCCTGAGGATAAGCATGATAGACTTAACATCCCCTTTGCTGAACATGAGGAGGTCATCAGCAAAGAGTAAAATGAGTAAGTTTCAAGCTCTTACACATAGGATGATATCTGAAATACCACTTCCTAGTAGCATACTCCATAATTCTTGACAAATATTCCATGCAAATGCAAAAGATAAGAAGAGAGATAGGATCTCCTTGCCTAAGCCCTCTCCTACCATGAAAATAACCAAATTGAGCACCATTAAGATTAAGTGTGTAGGTAGGAGTAGTTATACAAAGCATAATCATCCTTCTAAACTTTTCAGGTAAATGAAGGGCCTCTAACATCTGGTCAACAAAAGCCCACTCAATTGAATCATAAGCTTTTTGGAGATCAAGCTTAAAGAGACAACGAGGGGAAGCTTTCCCTCTGCTATACTGCCTAATAAGATCTTggcaaatcaaaatattttccaGAATGCTTCTCCCTTTAACAAAAGCACCCTGTGTCTTGCTAATCAAATCAGGAAGAACAAGAGCCATCCTAGAGCAAAGTAACATGGAAATAACTTTGTAAAGCACATTACAGCAAGATATAGGTCTATAATGCTTCACACTAGCAGGTCTGTCAATTTTAGGGATCAAAGTGATAACAGTGGCATTTATTTGTGTTAATAACTTGCCAGTGTCAAAAAAGTTAATAACTGCCTCACAAATTTCAGTCCCCACAATGTCCCAAGCATCCCTATAAAATTGACTAGAATAACCATGAGGCCCAGGGGATTTACTAGCAGGAATATTGAACAGACACTTCTTGACCTCCTCAGCTGTGACAGGACTACTCATTAGGAGCCAATGTGCCTCATTATAGCATTGCCCTTGCTTGACAACATTTATATTAACAGCATCAGTTGTATTGTGAGTTCCCAGGAGTTCCTGGTAGTAAACCAAAAAAGCATTCTGTATTGCATCCCCATCAGTACACAGGATACCATCTTTATCTTCTATTTGGAAGACCTTCTTCATCATCACCCTTTTTTTGATAGAATGATGAAAGTAAGAAGTATTTAGATCTCCCTCCAGTGACCATTGCACCTTTACCTTTTGAATCAGAAAACTGTCTCTGGCAGTAATGAGATCCTTAAGGTCATGGGCCAGATCCAGTTCCTGCTGCAGGAGAGTGGCATCACTAGGATTCTCAATAAGAGCTTTCTATATAGTCTCCATAGCTAGACTAGCTATGTTAGTATTGTTTTCAATATCAGAGAAACACTCCTTATTGAGAGCTTTCAGAATAGGCTTCAGAGCTTTAAGCTTTTTTATAATTCCAAACATCTTAGTACCCTGATAGGACTTGGACCAACTAGCAGACACAATAGATTTAAAAGTTGGTGCAGCCCCCTACATGTTAAAATACTTGAAACGTTTCCTATCATTAATCTCAGAATTCCTGTCCATAATTGTACAAGGACAGTGATAAAAAGGCCCTCAGGATGGAAATGAGCTACACTATCTCCAAAATGTTCAAACCATTCCTGATTACCCATAGCACGATCAAGTCTACTATATACCCTATCCACAGGAGCCTGCTTATTTGACCATGTAAAAAGAGCAACAGTAGCAGCAATATCCTCCATACAACAAATAGATACACAGTCCTGAAAATGTTCCATCTCAGCATCAGAGGTGCTCCCACCCAATCTCTCAACTGGACTGAGGACAGTATTGAAATCACCTAGCCAAAGCCAGGGTGCATTGCACTCCTcagaaaacttcttcaaaaaatgCCAAAGTTCAATTCTTCCATTAAGATCATTGTAAGAATAAATAAAAGTGAGATAGAACCTCTTATCATCAATTTGGGAATGAACCAACATATGTATATGTTGTGCACTATATGATAAGAATTGAATATCAAACAAACTAGGCTTCCATAACACCCATATCCTACCACCCTTATGCCAACTGCAGTTAGTGGAGACACTCCAACCATCACAAATAGAGGTATTTTTCTTCAAAAGGTTACCAGGTTTCAACTTTGTCTCAAGCAAACCAAATAAGCCCACCCCATTATTGTGCATAAACCATTTCACCACTTTCTGCTTATTCAGGTCATTAAGACCCCTTACATTCCAAAACCCCAGACTATGCATTGATATCAGGGTCAGGGGGATCCTTTCCACTCTCTACCACTCCCCCCTGAGTAGCAGAGTTACTCTTCAAAGCATCCATGAAAGTATATGGACTGAATTTCCTAGATAATCTTACTCCAACAATCCTATTCTGCCTAATCATacgcattatatgcttagctggAGTGGACTTGATTGCAGGAGTAGCTCTAACAGTAGCCaaattgtgggatttatctgtatgcatccttttaatttaaggattataacgaatcataaagtgatgaatactagtcataaaattaaattgcataaacaaaaacataaaggattaagaaataaccttcggtcctagaaaaAACGGTCTAAGAATAATaccaaagttgatattcgcctatcagttgcacccaagacgatatgataaatgccctttgattatgctagaatcgatccaaaaattaactgattaatttttaggttttttttttgtgtttttcgtagagatgagaggcaagagtgagatcgaaaaattaggttaaaaaatttactCCTATCTCTCCTTTAACCTTGTAtgagagagagagattagggtagaatttttttactaattactcggcccataatccgaaattaggagagttatttctcttattttcgattattccaaaaatgtgtaaattgtcatctagtgaggatcgaacccatgacctcttggtttgagtaccctcactattaccactatgacacattcatcttgttgatattaaatataaccgattacatttaattacgaattaacatattaattcgtccaagctaacattacatacatttaattaaatataacttattatattcaatttacgaatttacagttaattcgtctcaactaatattatttaattttcattaaataattgtctcatcaacacattgactaactgtttagtcatataaggcatcaatgtgattatatttctataaccacatctctcaaacacatcctataggtgtgacctttagggaccagttgatcaccgccatctgtatgataataacgtcaaactttctagcaaaccaaccgttattaggtaatcgttaatcaactgattaaaatacgaagtatacccttgtgaacctgtaagagaattacaaatgttatcacactaatttgtggaggacacaagctccatcATAAAGGAGGGAAGTTTGCAGGTAAAAGGGAGGGAGGGGTTACAATATCTTCTGGTTCTTTTTGTGTCTTTTGCAAAGGTCTCCACACTTTCTGCTGTTTTGGAGGAACCTTTACAGAAGGAGCCTTAGGCTTCCTCTTATCTGGCTTCCTGCATTGAGCAGAGTTATGCCCAATTCCATTACAACTTGAGCAGGAGATAGGTCTCCATTCATGTTCAACTTTAACAGTCACCAAGTTACCAGACTCATCTAAAAATTTAACCCTTTCAGTCAACTCTTGATCCATAGGTAGTTCAACCATAACCCTAGCATAGCTAAGTCGAACTTTATCATGAGTATCAACATCCATTTTAACCAATTTTCCAACAAGACCAGCAATTTTAGGTAAACAACTGCCCCATAATTTTAAAGGAATACCATATAACTTGATCCAAATAGGGACAACTGCAACCTTTTCCTTAACTAACTCCATATCCGGTACCCATGGCTTAACAATTacaggtttattatcaaacatatAATAACCAGAACAAAGTAAAGCTTCTTCCCTGATTTCTTAGTCAAtcttacaatgaaaacaccattGTCAAGGAACGAAACCCTATCTATGCCAAACTGCTCCCAGACATTATAAACATAATTCTCAACGATATCCCAAGGCGGGTTAGCACCTAGAATGTAACATATGACAGAATGGTTCCAGAATTCTACCTCATGTTTGATATCCTCTGTTGTAAATTGAAGCAGTTCAAACGTGTCCTCTTCTTCTAGTATCGGTTCTATAATTGGGATGTCCTTTCCACCATGCCTAACATACCAGCTATCAGTTAGAACTGTCTCTCCTTCAGACAAATTCAGGACAGGAACATCCTGACCGTCATTCATTGCTCTTGTTCTACCAGTATCTGATGGTGAAGGTCGAGGAAAGGTACCACCTTTAGGACCGCCATTAGTTGGAGATTGCACTACTGAagcttta from Silene latifolia isolate original U9 population chromosome 2, ASM4854445v1, whole genome shotgun sequence encodes the following:
- the LOC141641086 gene encoding uncharacterized protein LOC141641086; this encodes MHTDKSHNLATVRATPAIKSTPAKHIMRMIRQNRIVGVRLSRKFSPYTFMDALKSNSATQGGVKVVKWFMHNNGVGLFGLLETKLKPGNLLKKNTSICDGWSVSTNCSWHKGGRIWVLWKPSLFDIQFLSYSAQHIHMLVHSQIDDKRFYLTFIYSYNDLNGRIELWHFLKKFSEECNAPWLWLGDFNTVLSPVERLGGSTSDAEMEHFQDCVSICCMEDIAATVALFTWSNKQAPVDRVYSRLDRAMGNQEWFEHFGDSVAHFHPEGLFITVLVQLWTGILRLMIGNVSSILTCRGLHQLLNLLCLLVGPSPIRKALIENPSDATLLQQELDLAHDLKDLITARDSFLIQKVKVQWSLEGDLNTSYFHHSIKKRVMMKKVFQIEDKDGILCTDGDAIQNAFLVYYQELLGTHNTTDAVNINVVKQGQCYNEAHWLLMSSPVTAEEVKKCLFNIPASKSPGPHGYSSQFYRDAWDIVGTEICEAVINFFDTGKLLTQINATVITLIPKIDRPASVKHYRPISCCNVLYKVISMLLCSRMALVLPDLISKTQGAFVKGRSILENILICQDLIRQYSRGKASPRCLFKLDLQKAYDSIEWAFVDQMLEALHLPEKFRRMIMLCITTPTYTLNLNGAQFGYFHGRRGLRQGDPISLLIFCICMEYLSRIMEYATRKCKGDVKSIMLILRVLATFSGSSGLKVNASNSEVVYNWVSDSLKHDIAQVSGFQEGKLPFKYLGIPIQHGRLTRADCNILLENIISRIRGIGARKLSYAGRLVLINSVLNTLHNYWASIFLIPKGVIKRLKSICRNFLWCGGSNYNRAPLVAWQNVCCSKKEGGLGIKEAGVWNIASVGKLVNWIYTKADRLWVLWIDHVYMKGADWETYHPPPDSNWNWRNICKVKDCLAGGYQGNCWVASTGGYSISAGYHCLQALHPPVPLYHDVWYTWVLPKQAFIGWLIHRNAPNTRSKLCKLGLSSTANCVVCEMGEETHDHLFWDCAYASKIIAGLENWLQLKLNDQSASYSKLQKRVCRVVKMAVLYAIWMERNSARLELSICRPEKLIQQVQNQVHGRLVEKLRNCTMPSECSWLSTINIRCPFCT